ATCAGCTCTCCACACTCGTCTTCATTAATTTACGGTTTCCTCCATTTCTTTCAGATAAGCCACTGATCACTCCATTTGTCCCAGTAAAGGAGGGCGCAGTCACCAATCTGTCCTGCTCTGCTCCTTCTTCTTGTCCCAGTGACCCCCCAGTCCTGACGTGGAGTGACACACTGAAAGGGGCAAAAACTGAGACGCCCCAGGAGGTAAACAGAATCCAAGTGGTCCTGCGTTTCACTGCTTCCCACGTCCACCACAACAAGACGGTCACCTGCATGGCAAGCAGTCGAGGACAACGCTGGATCAACACCGTCACTCTGAACATCACTTGTAAGTCACTCTTCATTGTGAAACTCTCTTGTTGTCAGACATGATGATAGTGGAGGACACTTCTTCTTGGCAAAGTGGGTGCCATGCTACCAGAACAGCCCCAGCTGATGAAGACAAGTCCGCTGGTTTGTATTTTCATCTTGTTCGTTTTTCActggagatctttatttaaacaccAAATGACGAGCAGTCAGAGTTCTACGTCcaaatgtgtttcatttattacaattacagtataattacatttgaaaaatcaatctgtcatttattttaattgtaaggTCACTTTTAACAATTTGTTCAGCAAATCTTTAACACAAATAACATATTAGAAAGTGTTCTGTtctgacaaaataaaatgttcttcaCTTTATTACCTCATTGAACAATTTGATTTATCTTTCAGATTCTCCAAGACGCACATCGATATCTGGCCATCGTATTCACAACGTCACAGAAGGGGGCGCCGTGACACTGAGCTGCACCTCCAGTGCAAACCCCCCCAGCAGCTACACCTGGTATCATGTGACCGGGTCATCTGTCACCCAAAGAGGATCTGGGCAGAGTCTGCCCCTCCACAATGTCACCCTCAGCGATGGTGGGCTCTACTACTGTGAGGCGAGGAACAAACACGGAGGGGAGAACTCGACCGCGGTGACCATCGATGTGCAGCGTGAGTACCGCTGACCAACTGAACATCGATAACAGCTCAGCGTTCGGAATTATATTCTAAGATATCCAAGAAGTAGCGACGGCAGTCggatgtgctgcaggtttgagtTCACAGCTCAGACCAACTCCATGATAGGGTAGAAAAATGAAGTGAATTTGATCAATTTCAATTTTGTTACAGCTCTAAATCAGACATGGCTGTGAcgctaatctgcatccagccctgcatgtagaccCTCAAACCTTCTGGGAAACacctggggattggtggcagaattggccctccagccaccataaaaaacctcccagtgttccattccatctgaactcgtgtggtgctgaggtgtcacccatcacaTGGCTGcattcgggtcctaatctgggatcctgaggtggtttgtcatgtggtgggtgcggtgatGCTCTGTATCAGCGcccgctcctaacctctctctctctctctccaaatCAGACAGACCCCTTTAGAAATAATGTTGCCAGTTTTGCTCTTTAAAACTCTGCTGAGACATCGTTGTCTTCTACTTTGGAGCTCTGATCTCATAAGAACACAGGAAAGTAAGAAAttggacaaatgagaggagaccattcaggccatgccctgttatggactggtgtcccgtccatggtttgttcctgccttgcaccctgtgcaggctgggatgggctccaagTGACCCTgtctgaattaagtgggttagaaaatgacatgatgtgACATGAAGTGACATGATGTGACATGACGTGACATGACGTGGCGTGACGTGACATTCGGCCCACGTGctgctcgtttgtttagctaatagctcagctgtcccagatccttcttaaaagttctcgaggtttctgcttcagctccatgaTTGGGTAGTTTGTTCAGATTGGCCCgactctttgtgctttgaagTACGTCCTGGATCTTGGTGTGCTGCTGCGGCCTACTGTGGTATAAAATGGAGAATTGTGGGCTTCTGAAGGGGGTGCTGAGTGAGGCTCGTCGAGAGTGGAAGTGAAGCACAACCCAATGGAGGATCAATGGGTGGTTGTTTATCTCCTGCTTTGTCAACCTTTCTTCCTAATTGGAGTACTAAGACCTGTCCATCTTGAAGTAAGGGGATGAGTCAGACATTCATGGTTACAACCCCAAAGGGGAGCTACTGCAATCTGGAATCCAGTTGAGTCAAAGAGAACAAATTCTCGACTTATGAGAGCGGAGACACGTCAATAGAGAGGCAGTGTGGGCTATGGATGGGACCACCAGCAACAACAACAGGGTCACCTTTGCTTTCTTCCCTGATCTCATTCTACAGATATACCTGCTCAATGCTGGGTACTTCGGCTAATTTTAAATTTGAGTATTCAATTCGGAACATTTGGCTGATTTGACAGGACAACTGCAGATTTGTTTGTTGTACTGTGGAAATCCAAATTGACACGGATCATTTAAAGGAAATTACCACATTACCAACACCGAGTGTGGAGAGCTCcgctttaacactagaatgaccaaagcctacgaaaaaacccataatcccgacccaccttaaactccttcacacctctccatccgtgtcttttgtcttgtaaatatgtcgaccagcacaagcagcaagcagcctgctatcccatccctcccaTCGCCCAACGCCGCAGTTCAatttgcaaagaaggttctcagtgctcagtgtttatcttggagtgaagtgctggagttttagaggggactacatgcatttcatgtgagtttcgtgtctacaacaatctatgtaaacgcaTCATTAAGAGGTCTGAAGAGGCGTTccactccattttttatttttcagattttgtgaATGGATAAATAGGCAGACAAAGCTGCTGATGCGTTTCCAAGATTTTTCAGACCATCAGCTGAAGGCAGGAATCGGCTGTTAGTTCAGATTCTTGGATGGCCGCTGGTTTTGTTGTAAGATTAGCAGCTACACCATTAGAGGACATTATTGTCAAAGACTCGTCTCCTTAGCTCTGGGTTTcttatttattgggttgtgttgAGCTGTAGATGTGTGTTGTTTAAGTGATTGAGAATGCTAAAGTGAATAcactcatatagcgccttgcctGATCCTTCTTTCTTGTGTCGACCTCTCCAGCGGCTCCGCTCTCCCAGGTTCATCCTCTGACCCTCGGCCTGGTGTCCGTTCTTTGTCTGCTGCTCCTCCTTCTCCTGCTTTGGTGCTCCATCAGGTAAGTTTGTCCTGCTTTCGTCTTCCTACTAATCGTATCATGAAAATGTGTCACTGGTACACCGCTGCCAGCCCTAAATAACGTTAATTACTTTTAAGATGTGCACCTTCATTCTCAAATCCTGGAGCACAGCTTCACTCTGACCTCCTGCCAGCAGCTCAGCTCCCGGGTCATTTTGGTTTCCTATCCACTACCTGGAGTGGCTTTTTAAAGTAAGGGTGGCCTCCAGCCTGACACGTTCAGCGTCAGTGCACTCCTGACACTCCATAGGCCGTACAAACACGGGGTGCTCTCTgtggcaaggcgctatataagtcaCGTCACAGTCTGTCCCAACAAATGTGAGGTAACTTTGCCACCCAGGACAGACGTGACATCTGTGGCATTTGTGAGCGTCCTGTCACTTTTACGTGAAATAAGTGCTTCATGATTCATGTTCAGCTTCACAGTGACTTTACAGATATTCTTCATGTTCATTTCTTGGgtatgtttaataaatgtaacagagacttgaaaacatttttttgtctttatcttttaattctcttaaaTAGGAACATAAAGCTAAACAAGAGAGCCCACCACGCAGCGGGCAGGCCTAACAGAAGACATCAGGTATGGACGCTTTATAAGAACCGTCTGTCCGTCATTAGAGACAATGACTACAAGAGCAATGTGGGCTTTACTGGGCTTGCAATCCAAGAAATCCAGTGAGCTTAACAAGCATCATGGGACGGGATTAGGCATTAATGGGAGAAATAATTAAGAATTAAAGATGACAAGAACGGGCGTATTAGTGAGACGTCAGCATGGGTGTAGGTGAGGAGGACGACACGTCTCACTAACATGGTGGAGCTGAATGAAGAAGAGGGCCAGATGATGGGACTGAACTTGAGGCCTGGGATCAAAGAAAAAGAGGTGGGACCTCAGAGGTCAAAGGGCAATGCTGAGGGGAGCTTTCAATGAATGAGGGGATGTTAAACGTGccgtccagcaggggtcagtgttgaGCCGCTGCCTTGTTTAATACTCATAAATGATTTGGACAAGAACAAAATCGATGAGCTGCTCAGTTTGTAGAGGAGGAATGGCTGATAATTGAGAATTAATTACAAAGTGACCCGGTCAGCATGCAGGCGAGGGGGTCAGACGATGAAACTTAATGAACGTTAATGTAAACTGACACAAATGAAAACACCCAAAGGGAGGTCTGAAGTTTAAAAGTCCCCCTAAACAGAAGGATGAAGGAGTCAAGTGGAGTTTTTCTGAACCTTTCGGGTGTTGTGACCCACTTTATTCCCATGCTAATATTTTTGTGACCCACTAGGCTCCCCCTTAGTGATTCAAGTGTGACCATcagaccacccccccccccccccaaagtgaTTGAAGTGTGATCATCGGCCCACCACCACCCactgccattataaacaaatccAACTCAAGACTCAGCAGTGGCAAACCAGTGACCCACCTTTGTGTCTCGActcactggttgaaaaacactatCAGAGTGAGCGAGTCACAGACAATATCAAGATGGAggacagaagccatgaagaagtcTGATAAGACATGTTAGAtgatatagcgccctgatgtgtaggGGACAAGTCAAGGAGGTCCTGCGTCAGTGATATAACACCCTCTTGAGGGGTACTGTGTGTCGTTTTAGCCTCCATATTGCTGTATTTCAGCTGGGGGTCCTCCCTTGTTTAACGTCTTCTTTGTTCAGTGTGATTCTTTATGTTAATACTGTGAATGAACTCAGAGATTTGACACCAcgtatgtattttatttgtgtataAGCTACCTGTTATGagccttgtgttctgtgggtggaccCTCAAGAAGtgggggccacctgccaatcccagccaggaactgccctccatccTGCATATCagggggtctcccacagttcctggtggttcatttcataATCACTAAGGACTTTATTTCTGTTTAGCTCTGCCTCTGTTTTTTGATGCTATTGGATATTGTAGAccatttttctctgctttttgactttgcctttggattgtgcatCAGGACTTTCCCCTTTCAGATGGTCtttacaggcaattccttttcaCATTGTGTGCTCTACGTGTATTTACAGGgcatttttgtgataataaatcttttattttataaaggttcTATGGGGTCCTTTTTGTATTAGCCAGGGTTTTTGacgggatttccccctctagtgggcatttacTCCTAGTCACAACAGCAATAAAGTTAAGGAGTGCCAGAGAGGGTCCAGAGGAGAACAACTGGGCCGATTTTGGGGTATGAGTTATAAATTGAGATTGAGACACAaggatgttttattttcttaaattctcAATTTTTCTGTAACGCTTCACTAAgatcttctttattttcagacagaacaagaaaagaacaaaagaggGGAAAGGCCTGAAGCCCAGTGTGCCAGCCCTGGAGGTGAAGATGCTTGTTACGCTGCCATTGATTTTTCTAAAAGGAAATCCAACAAGAAAACAGAGGAGGATTATGTGAATTCTAATGTCCTGAGAAACTGGACAGATGAAGTTGTGGTATACGCGAGTATTAAACACTAACGAAACTGAAGAAGCTCAGCATTGCAGTTCATCTTCATAAGAACACAGTTTGAAAAACACATAATGAATGGACCACGACGGTGGCAACCACCCACACAAGAAAGAGCTGACCAGAGTTGTGTATCACCCAGACCTGGACATCATTAGGTGGGTCTGACTTAATAAGTGTCCACCTGATTGGCTAGAACATATCCTGATAGGCATGAAAGTCACCACCTGACCTCTGTCACCACCTACTTAGCTCAATGTGTCCAATTATGGTTGCTCCCTTACGTTCAGATTAAGTCCATCATGCATCAGGTGTCCCATGGTGGATCATCCACCACTCGACCTTTGAAAATAAACAGTCATGGAAATGCACATTGAATTTACAAGGCACCACAATACCATCAAAGCCCTGAAAAGTCCATTATAGAGAAGGAGAATCTGTGAAGAAGGGGGCTTCCTCCATTGGGCAGTCTAAGCAAGAAGACCCGTAGTCACTAAACTGTGTGTTCAGATGGTGATGGTGATCATGAGTTCAAAATCCACAAAAATCTTGAATTCTAGGCGCTAGAGTGCGTTGTTTAGGAAGAAGTGCAGTGTGGATGATCGCCTTTGGGTGTTGTGAATGGTGACATGGAAAGACCAGTGTCCCAGCTGGGTTGGAGGGTGCCACCTTTTCTAAAGCATAAACAGTGTGATTGAAGAAGTAACTCGGCCGGGATGGCTAATCATTCCTATCCTAGTCAGGGCAGTTGGGGTGTAGTGTAGTAGATGGACTGGGACAGTTTACCCCTCAACATGGGAGGTGGCAGTGCTTCTCCAGTCAGCTCCCAATTTGGATACCTGCAGGGTATCATGGGACCTGTAGCctttgtgagggatggctgggaGCCTTACCCAACCAGGACTCCCTCAATAAGGAAGGACATGGGGAGACAGCTTGCACTTGGCATCCTCTCCCCCggaccactagatggcagcccctttGGGTTGCGACAGCGCTACAGATTCCCACAGAACTTTTTGTTAAGTGGAGTTCtttgacacagccctgttgggttctgttggggctgccagggggtgctgtgggcaCTGCAAAGCCCTACTTTGTTGAGCTTTCACCTCACCCAGAAAAGCTTCTGAACCACAGCTTCCAAAAACCGGAAGTACTTTGaggtgtaacataaaaggagctgcctaccacaactccaagagccagagttgggaggagaaggacgaagcttgctggaggagctGAGGAGGCAGAGAGGGACAGAGAGGATGAAAGACTTGTGGAGCAACAAGGCCATTGCTGTGTGCTGCCTATTGTGGCtgtggttgtggtgtgggaaGCGATTCAGAGGAAGAGTTTCTCATGAATAAATCTAATCTCTAGTTTATCAAGCCTTGTGTTcaagcctctgtgtgtgtgtgtcgggagTTTAgagagctggagcaccccctggtggccacacctCGAACAGTAACCCTGTCATGTCCCTGGGAGCCACTTGAGGGAACCGCCAAAAGAATCTCTCCCTGCTTGAACCGCATTATAAAAGGTGTCACCTCACATACCTCACCTCCATGTGTGGAGTCGGAGGGCTCATGAGAGCCCACCCTGTGAGCTTTGAAGAGTGAAAATGACATTCTTCATTTCAAGGAGTATTTCATGTTGTGTGCTGTGTTAGggataaatacatgaaaatgaaatattcaacAAATGCATAACGCGGTAAGCAACAGGATACATGCGATATAATaagtgacacatttaattatttatgcccTCACACATTTTCTTATTGTTTATTCGTCACATTTCACAGCAGACGGGTCctcgaggtttctgcttcagctccatgtctCAGATGTTTGTCTCAGATTCCCATAGCTCTTTGTGTAATTTCCACAGGAGTCCACGAGTGTGTCACTCATTGTTAATTCTGCTTTATCAAagcctttgagaattctgaagactGGAATGAGGTCCCCATGCAGCCTCCTGATCTCGAGGCTAAACATAAGGATGCTAAAATGTACGAaagttgacaaatgagaggacacCATCAAGCTCTAGTAGCTAAGCtctctcaatatctcatccagaatgTACTCCATTGAAGACACGCGACTTCACTATCCACCTGACGGCTTCCTCAGCTTTCAGCTCCACAATAACCAGCTGTGCTTCTGTTTTCAGTGAATCTTTTGTCTTGCTGTAGTTCTGCGCATTTCTGTCTGATTTCTTCTTATTGCTTGGTAATTTTGTACCTTCTTCCTAATCACTCCAAACTACTTTATGTAAATTGATATTTTGGATAAACACACCtgctaaataataattgtaatgatAATAGTGATTGTCAAGGATGGAAACTCCAGCTCAAGAGTCTCCTTATACCCaaacaagaaacagaaaactgCCACCCTAAACCTGTGACCCCGACAGTGACCCTAGAAAGTGACACCAGTGGGCATGTGGACCTGATTTAGGAGGCCTGACAAGTGCCGACTGCTGTTTAATGTGTTGGTGAACTTTTACAGAACAAAACCAAAAGGTGGCGCTGTTGTATCAATGAAAATAATTTATGTTTTGAGTTGAAGAAATTTGAATGATACCACATTTAAAGAATGGAAAGCtttgtaatataaaatgtaacaGAGCTCTGGTCCAATAAGAACCTTATACAGAAGTGGAAACTCCAAGACGCCTGGTAAAGCCCTCCCTGGTGTTGATGGGAAATCTGACCGCTTGACATTTGTAATGAGAATCCAATGCATGGGCACCACCAGACAAAGAGTATACCAGATGAACTTGTTAGCCAACACCTTTAAACGTTTTGTCCCAAACTTTCCACTCCGACAAAGACgagttgcacacacacacacacacacacacacacacacacacacacacacacacactgctcaaGAACAAGACTCGGCTCCTGAAGTGCTTGAATTACTACCTGGAGTACCTGCAGCTGTACTCACTGGCATGCTCTACCCGCAGCACTCTAAGAGGCTCTTCAATCGACAGAAATTGAATTGCGGCGCTCAAAGTTGCACACGGACTGCTCTTTCATTGAATGCTAGTGTAGCGCCATTAACAAAGTACTGCTGACAAGAATTACAGACAAATGCAATGCCGATGatattaaacacacacaaaaagattttagatttaaaagattttacagtatatatatatatatatatatatatatatatatatatatatatatatatatactgtaaatatatatactgtaaatatatatactgtaaatatatatactgtacatgtcatgCCCTAGTGGTACAGTGGTGATTGAAAGAATCAATAACACTAACGGGAGATTGTGTGATGTAtattataatatctatctatctatctatctatctatctatctatctatctatctatctatctatctatctatctatctatctatctatctatctatcacaccaaCACTGGCCTTCACTAAGTCAAGTCACACCTTCTCCAAGGTTGACAGTAACGATTAATAAAAGCACAAGTCTTTTAACCACAACAGGAAAATGGACACACTTGATCtctatgtattttaatataggatctttctttctttctttctttctttctttctttctttctttctttctttctttctttctttctttctttctttctttctttctttctttctttctttctttctttctttctttctttctttctttctttctttctttctttctttcctctggtCTATCTGCCTCATCTTCTGTATTACGTCAGCTCTTACAAGTCAAACTGGATGTTCTCTTCGGCTCTCTGCCTCACCCCAGCACCACtagtaatatttattaatacCAAGAGAAGATCATCCATCCTACACCACACAATGTCAATTTCAGTCAGTTCAGGAAGTGACTTTTAGGTGTTGCAGAAATAGAGAAGCAGAGCCATCAGTGATCTcacacaaaatgaaaagatgaCTTGATGACTTTTCCACCTTTAAAATGAGAAGCTGACAGACTAGAGTGCAGTGGTAGCCGACTCTGCCCACTCAGTACCAAGGTAAGTTCAGTCGTACGCCGTCCCCGTCTTCTACTTTTTTTATTCTGATCTGTATTCATGTATCATTAGAGTCACTTCGTCTCTTGCAGCCACTCATTTTTCTTTTGGTTCAGAGGTTCAATAAACGGGATACATGATAAAACAGCACTGATTTATGTTGAATTCTGCCAGctgctctttgtggagtttgtctTCTATATTCTTgcacaaaatttacaaaatggtAGCAAATCTCATAGTGCACATCTCCATTTATCCATTACCTGTGTCTGTGTCGTCTTCATTATTTGGATTTTCAGTCGTTCTGCGTGTGAAGTTCAGTGACGTGAAAGTGAGGAGAGCAGTGAGGAGGAACAAAATGGAGTGAAAATGAAGTGTGTGGCCATCGGCTATGGGAGTCTAACTGGCCATTAACAGTTTAAAGAGTCAAGCGGTCACTTCACACACGGGTCATAGGCATGTTCTAATCTTCAGTTTTATATTGAAGTAAGCTAACTTCAACATACACTGAGATGCTTTTCAGAATTATTTCTGCTGTATTTTTATTATCAGCTTTTCTGCTCATAACACGGGCTCcttcatattataaaaataaaccgTAAAGTAGACAAAGGCACACGAACACCGACATTTAAGGACTGTGTGTGTCCGGCACATGACATTCTCCATCTTTATAAAACGAGTGAAGCATAAAATGTGCATCTGCTAAAATATGTGCAGGACACAATACCAACAAAACGTATGGGAATTTGTCAGAAAAGTTTTTTGAACTTTAGAAAATTTAGAAGACGAGTTTACTGTTGTGACTCCTGCATCTGAAAATGTTGA
The Erpetoichthys calabaricus chromosome 17, fErpCal1.3, whole genome shotgun sequence genome window above contains:
- the LOC127526103 gene encoding myelin-associated glycoprotein-like, with the translated sequence MPELARVGPLILWLLQGALCKDPLMSLPQNIEALDGSCVVIPCTFKPIEALGRDQIGVWISNDPWKGNKVFRKDTTYGVWTNVRVTIGHVRAGNCSTRLDRVGPQQGGTYYFRTEGKYDYTFGHNSLKMTVQDKPLITPFVPVKEGAVTNLSCSAPSSCPSDPPVLTWSDTLKGAKTETPQEVNRIQVVLRFTASHVHHNKTVTCMASSRGQRWINTVTLNITYSPRRTSISGHRIHNVTEGGAVTLSCTSSANPPSSYTWYHVTGSSVTQRGSGQSLPLHNVTLSDGGLYYCEARNKHGGENSTAVTIDVQREYR